The Klebsiella sp. RHBSTW-00484 genome includes a window with the following:
- a CDS encoding LysR family transcriptional regulator encodes MSAPISLKNLEFFIKIVDCGGLSEAAAQLNVSPSAVSKSLAAMENSLGTTLIKRTTRSITLTDAGQYLFNRANKLLQEFDETLNTTSSYDQNPQGELRVTCSIAFGYSHLVNLVDKYRTKFPDVNLYIDLNDNFINLNETDFDIALRISTAPPQNYAMRKLVPIRWAYCASPGYLAKKGIPQRRIDLAGHDCLVYPGLTPVLKIADDQDRLHQLKLHMPIQANSSLVLLKSVLEDQGVAYLPTYLIGGHIQKEEITPLLLDGTITCETHALYALYFPSKYSNPKVRSFIDFLVDELGTLPAWDSWIPN; translated from the coding sequence ATGAGCGCGCCAATATCGCTAAAAAATTTAGAATTTTTTATCAAAATCGTAGACTGTGGAGGGTTGTCTGAAGCCGCAGCGCAGCTCAACGTGTCGCCTTCGGCAGTCAGTAAAAGCCTGGCGGCAATGGAAAACTCGTTAGGAACCACCTTAATTAAACGCACCACCCGCAGTATTACTCTGACCGATGCAGGGCAATATTTGTTTAACCGCGCTAATAAATTACTGCAGGAGTTCGATGAAACGCTCAATACCACTTCGAGCTATGACCAAAATCCGCAAGGCGAATTACGTGTCACATGTTCAATTGCATTTGGTTATTCCCACCTGGTCAACTTGGTTGATAAATACCGCACGAAATTTCCGGATGTAAATCTTTATATCGACCTGAATGATAATTTTATCAATCTGAATGAAACTGATTTCGATATCGCTCTGCGTATCTCGACCGCGCCGCCGCAAAACTACGCCATGCGCAAGCTGGTACCGATCCGCTGGGCATACTGCGCTTCTCCAGGTTATCTCGCTAAAAAAGGGATTCCCCAACGCCGAATTGATTTGGCAGGCCACGACTGCCTGGTGTACCCCGGCCTCACGCCAGTGCTGAAAATAGCTGACGATCAGGATCGCTTGCATCAATTGAAACTTCATATGCCGATTCAAGCGAACAGCAGTCTGGTGCTGTTGAAGTCCGTGTTAGAGGATCAAGGCGTCGCATACCTGCCAACTTATTTGATTGGCGGGCATATTCAAAAAGAGGAAATCACGCCGCTGCTGCTTGATGGCACGATTACGTGTGAAACCCACGCCCTGTACGCACTCTATTTTCCCAGTAAATACAGCAATCCGAAAGTGCGCTCCTTTATCGATTTTTTGGTCGATGAACTCGGGACATTACCAGCATGGGATAGTTGGATACCTAACTGA
- a CDS encoding DUF2164 domain-containing protein: MADITLSSGERDLLREKLCQYCEENFELELEQFDAEFFVDFIAKELGPMFFNAGIDTAISTHVAWSDRIQEEMDLKKVY; the protein is encoded by the coding sequence ATGGCTGACATCACCTTATCATCCGGCGAACGCGACCTGCTGCGCGAGAAGCTATGTCAATACTGCGAAGAAAATTTTGAACTGGAGCTGGAGCAGTTTGACGCCGAATTCTTTGTCGACTTTATCGCCAAAGAGCTAGGGCCGATGTTTTTTAACGCCGGGATTGATACGGCAATTAGCACCCACGTCGCCTGGAGCGATCGAATCCAGGAAGAGATGGATCTGAAAAAAGTCTATTAG